One Bacteroidales bacterium DNA window includes the following coding sequences:
- the tatA gene encoding twin-arginine translocase TatA/TatE family subunit, whose protein sequence is MNTTLLFLDISGGELLVIVLVVFLVFGPQKMPEIARKIGRAINEMKKASNDLTREFRQESSGIRSEIAAAQSKVKDEINSATQEVSKTRARVVKDLSVDNELKNNPTQQVPAPEPIEPVVDPPAPPEKSE, encoded by the coding sequence TTGAATACAACTTTGCTCTTTCTTGATATCAGCGGCGGTGAACTATTAGTAATTGTTCTTGTCGTTTTCCTGGTATTTGGGCCTCAGAAGATGCCTGAAATCGCCAGGAAAATAGGTCGTGCCATCAATGAAATGAAAAAGGCTTCGAATGACCTTACGCGAGAATTCAGGCAGGAATCCTCAGGAATCAGAAGTGAAATTGCCGCCGCCCAAAGTAAAGTAAAGGATGAAATAAATAGTGCAACCCAGGAGGTTTCCAAAACACGGGCCAGGGTAGTAAAGGATCTGTCAGTCGACAATGAACTTAAGAATAATCCCACTCAACAAGTCCCTGCTCCTGAACCAATTGAACCTGTTGTTGATCCCCCTGCCCCCCCTGAAAAAAGTGAATAA